Genomic window (Blastocatellia bacterium):
TTTTACATCCCAAGTACCAACCCAAAAATCAAATTGTCGTGCTTCGTCTAAGTAATTACAAGGATAAGCAAGTTTATCTGCTTTTTTTACTAGCTCATCAAAACGCCCATCCGTATGTAATGCAACCAAATCTGTATCATTTTTAATTTGATCAACTTGGTTAAAACCCTGTTCTACCGCTTTGTTAAGCCACTTAAAAGACTCTTCTCTATTACCAAGTTGTGAATAAGCACAAGCTAAGTTATACATAAATACTGGGTTATTCCCTATCTCTACAGCTTTTGAAAATGCTTCTACTGCCTTTTCATAATTTTTAGAGGAGTGATAACTAAAACCCAACCTATACCAAACACGTCCATTGTTTGGCTCTTGTTTGGCTAGTTGTAAATAGCTTTCTATAGCATTTTTCCAATCTTGATTTTGAAAATACTCATTAGCTTTTTGAGCTAAGTTTTCACTTGCAGAATTATTATTATTAGTATTATAACTAGCGGTGTTTTGCGCTAAAGTAGAATTAGCTAAACCTACTAGCAAGCATAAAGCCATCAATAAAAGACAAAAAGTAAATCTTTTATCAGACCTGTGTTTTATCATTATATTTTCTCCTAAATAAAACTGCATAATCTTTATAAATGCAACTACTAGGCCAATAAAATATTACTTATAACTAGTTGTATTTAATAGGTTTAGTTTGACAAATAAAATCAAGCTTTTTATTTTATTTGTTCAATTTTGGGAAAAGTATGTTTTGGATCTGGGACAAAGTTTCTTAAAGAAATCTTTAAGAAAGCAAAAATTCTAATTGCTTTTAATGAATGCGCGTTCATCTCGAAAAAAAAAAGTATTTTGTGGTAAATTTGCTTTTTTACTTGTAGTTTTTTCGGAGGTTTAATTGAAAAATAATATTGATCCGTTGTTTCACTTCCTTTTTTTAGACCTACGTTTTAGCGGTGAACTAAATCTTTATAAACCTTTTCAAGTTGACCGCGATCCAGTAGAACATGCTAGCCGCCCTAGACAAAACCGTTTAATTGATATTGAAGATATTAAGTTGGACTTACATATTGATGAAAAAGAGAAATCGCTTGTTGGAAAAGCAACCATCACATTTAGACCTTTTCTAAACGCTTTAACACAAATAGAGTTAGATGCTGCTTATTTATCAATAAAAGAAGTAACACTAAAGGACAAAGCTTTATCATTTGAAACCTACCCAACTAAACTACTTATCACTTTAGACAGAGCTTATAACAATAATGAGAAAGTAACTATTTCTATTAGTTATTCTGCTAAGCCTCAAAAAGGAATGTTTTTTGTTCAACCAGATCAAAATTATCCTAATCGTCCTTATCAAGTTTGGACACAGGGCCAGCCTGATGATAGTGCTTATTGGTTTCCTTGCCATAACTCCCCAGGTGATAAATACACTTCAGAAATCAGGGTTACAGTAAATAACAAATTTACAGCTATTTCCAACGGTCGATTAGTAGAAGTAACAGAAGATCGCAAACAAAAGAGCAAAACTTTTCTTTGGCGACAAGACCAGCCTCATGCAAGCTATTTAATTTCCTTAATTGTAGGTGAGTATGAGCAAATAAACACAGAAGTTGCAGGATGCGAGTTTTCTTACTTAATTTATCCTGGGCAAAAAGACAAAATAGAAAAAATCTTTGGTCGAACGGCTGAAATGTTTCAACTTTTCTTAGAAAAATTTGGCTATCCTTACCCATTTGATAAATATAGCCAAACTCTAGTGTCTGACTTTACTTTTTCGGGTATGGAAAATACTTCTGCAACAACACTTACAGATATTTTATTAGAATGGGCATTAACTAAAGATTCTACCTCTCAAGATATTTCTCATGATGAATTAATTGCTCATGAGTTAGCACATCAATGGTGGGGAAATTTAGTTACTTGTAAGTCGTGGCATCATAATTGGTTAAATGAAGGTTTTGCATCTTATTCGGAAGTTATTTGGCGCGAACATGCTTTTGGAAAAGAGGATGCTGCCCTTTATCGCTTACAAGACTATAACGAATATCTGCGCCAAGACTTAGGCGAAACCCGTCGAGCAGTGGTTTTTGACCGCTATGGTTATTCAGTAGAACTTTTTGACCGTCATGCTTATCAAAAAGGCTCGCTTATTGTTCATATGTTGCGTAAAGAATTAGGCGATGAAGCGTTTTTTGCTGCTATTAAACATTACTTACATAAACATGCCTTTAAGACAGTAGAAACACATGACTTAAAGATTGCTATAGAAGAAGTTACAGGACGCGAGCAAGACACTTTCTTTCAACAATGGCTTTACAAAGCAGGTTATCCAGAATTTAGCGTTACAAGTAATTGGGATTACCAGCAAAAAATACTAAGGTTAGATATCGCTCAAACCCAAAAAATCGATGATGAAACACCTCTTTTTAAGCTACCTGTAGATATAGAAATAACAACAGCAACAGAAAAACGCTTAGTAACGGTTTTTATTGAACAACAAACAGCTAGCTATTATTTTCCGCTAGATAGCAAGCCGTTGATGGTTGTTTTTGATAAAGGCGACCATATCTTAAAAACCCTTCAATTTCCTAAATCTAAAGAAGAATATCTTTATCAACTAAAACACGATGAGCCGCTTGGACGAGTACGAGCAGCCCGTGAGTTAGTTAATTTTACTGATGAAAAAGTAATAAATGCACTTGCTTTAGCATTAACTGAAGACTCGGCTTGGGCCGTAGGTGTTGCAGCAGCAATTTCACTTTCAGAACTAAAAACTGATGAAGCTAGAAAAGCTTTAGAAAATACCTACAAAACTAGTAAAAATGGGGCTGTGCGCCGTGCATGTATTTGGGCTTTAGGCAAATTTGCTAGTGATGATAACCTGACGCACTTTTTAAGTAATGTAATAGAAAAAGATGGAAGCGATTTTGTAGTTGCTACCGCGCTACAAGCCCTAGCAAATACTAAAGCTGAGCAAGCTTTTGATATTATTTCTAGTGTAATGGAGCGCAAATCTTACCGAGAAGTTATTTTACACGCCGCATTTACAGCTTTTATTCAGCTAAAAGAAAAAAGAGCTTTACCTCTAGCAATTAAATTTAGTGAATATGGCTCGCCAATTCCGGCCCGTGACGCAGCAATCCGCTTTTTAGGTGAAGGTGGCAAGGGTGAAGAAAAAGCTTTTGAACGCTTGTCAGAATTATTAAAAGATCCTGCTTGGCGCACTCGTTTTCAAGTTTGTAAAGCATTAGGTAAATTTGGAGATAAACGCGCTATTGCACTGCTTAAAGCCGTAGAGCAAAACGAAGTATTTGACCATATCAGAAGCGTTGCTCAAGCAGTTTACAAAGCACTTGAAAAATTACCTGCTGAGGAAAAAAAGTAAATGTTTGGCAGAACAAAGCCTAGTCAAATTGACCCAAATAGACCATTAAAATATGGTTTGTTGGCTGGTAATGGACGTTTTCCTTTTTTAGTGCTTGATGCTGCTCGTAGCCAAGGTGTAGAAATGGTAGTAGCGGCAATTAAAGAAGAAACCTTTCCAGAACTTGCCCAACACGCAAAAATCATTGAATGGTTGCATATTGGTCAGCTAGGTAAATTAATTAAATTTTTCCAACGTGAAGGTGTAACACATGCTTTGATGGCTGGACAAGTCAAACATAATCAAATCTTTAGCGGTGCAATTCCTGATTTTCGTATGGTGAAAATGCTAGCAGGTTTATTAACTAAAAACACTAATAGCTTAATTGGTGCTGTTACTAAAGAACTTGCTAGCGAAGGAATAACAGTTATTGACTCTACTAGCTTTTTAACTCCCCTACTTGCTCCAAATGGAATTTTAACAACTCGTTCAGTCAATGAAAAAGAACAAGCCGACATTAATTATGGAATAGAAGTAGCGCGTGAAGTCGCCCGCCTTGACTTAGGCCAAACCATCGTTGTTTCTGATCGTGCTGTTGTAGCAGTCGAAGCAATGGAAGGCACAGATGCAACAATTCTTCGTGCAGCAACTTTGGTTAATGGTCGTCCTCTCACTGTTGTTAAGGTAGCCAAACCTAATCAAGATATGCGTTTTGATGTTCCTGTTGTTGGTCTTCCAACAATTGAAACAATGATTAAAGCTAAAGCCACGGCTATTTCCATTACAGCAGAAAAAACCCTTATTTTTGACCGTGAAGAAATGCTTTTATTAGCTAACAAAAATCAAATTGCTATTCTTGGTACAAAACTCTAACTTGCCAGGAAAAATTGTTAGTTTTTTGGAAACCTAAAGCTAACTCTAGCGTGTAGCAAACCTATAAAATCCTGTCCAATTAATCACAATTTTACAATGACTTAGCGAGGTATAATTACATGCTATTAAGGCATACTTTTGCCCAAAAATTGCTTACTGCTATAGTAGCTAGTTTTCTATTTGTAACAATTTCCTTTAGTCAAATTACTCCACAAAATAGCTTTCTAGCAGCAAAGAAAAAGACCCCTGAAGACCAAACTAAATCTATAGTAGTTCAGGCTGTTGCAGAACAAGGAAAAGCACTTGTAGGAAATGCAGATTCAGCTAATTTATTAATTTTAGTTACAGATGCTGAAACTGGAGAGCCTATTAACAATTTAACTGTTGATAATTTTCGGGTTAAAAACCATTTTTCTATTAAGGGTAAGCGTTGTGCTTGTAGTGAGATTAAAAGCCTAGCTACTACTGCTCAAGGAGCTTATAGGGTTAAGTTAGGTTTTAGCAGCAAAAAAACTGATTGTTTTTGGCAACCAGGCAGTTATTTATTGCAAATTATGGTTAAAGATAGTGAGTCTCAAGGACAAACAGCAACAACATTAAACATAAAATAACCCTTATAAATTAAAAGTAGCCGCCAGTTATTTACTGACGGCTATTTTATTTTATTTAATAAACTACTAACTTAATTAGCTTATTGCATACCTGTTGGGCCACCAAATAGGCCTGGATTTGTAGTATGTGAAGCACGTCCAGTTGAGCCTAAAATCAATTGGTTAGTAACGTCAAGAACACGATTATTTCCTGTGTCAGAGACAATTATTGCTCCATTAAGATTGTTGACTCTTACGCCTTCAGGTCGGTTTACTTGATTTAGACCTGTTCCAGCACTAGCAACAATTGATAAAAATGCTCCTGCACCGCTAAAGCGTTGGATTCTATTATTACCACTGTCTGCTACTAAAATATCTCCTGTAGTTGGATCAACTGCAACACCTTTAGGTTGATTCATAAGCCCTGGAGTTGTACCTAAATTAGCAAACACCATAAGGAAGCTACCTGTAGGTGAAAACTTTTGAATGCGATTATTTGCAGTATCAGCTACATAGAGATTTCCAGAATTGTCTAAAGCAATTCCTTGAGGTTTATTTACTGTACCAGGTGTAAGACCAGGCCCAGCCACAATACCTATAAATGTTCCTGCTGCGGTAAACTTCATGATTCGACTGTTATTTGTGTCAGCAACATAAAGTATATTTTGGGTATTATCAAAAGCTACAGCTTCAGGAGCATTTACTTGACCATTAGCCGTACCAGGCCCGGCAACAACTTTAATAAATGCACCAGCAGAACTAAACATCTTAACAGCATTATTTCTAGTATCAGCTACATAAATATCTCCAGTATTACCATTAGAAGTAACCCCTTGAGGCATATTTAAGTTTGCTGCACCTGTACCAGGTAAACCAAAAGCTGTAAAGGTGCTTGTAGCAGGATCAAGAATTTGAATACGGTTATTTCCTGTATCAGCAATATAAAGTTTTGGATTTAATCCAGCACCAGCTACCGTTCCTGAACCCATTAATGAAACCATTCCAGAACCACCATTACTAGTAATGCTTAGGTTTGCTGTCTTAGTACCAGCAGAAGTTGGTCGGAAAGTAACCGTTAACATCATTGAAGCATTAGGCCCAAGTGTTGTGCTAGCAGGAGCTTGTACTGAAAATTGATTAGCATTTGTACCTGTAATGCTAAATGGTGTGTTTAATGTAATTGTACCTCCAGCACCATTAGTAACAGTTACTGTAAGATTTGCACTAGCATTAACAGCAACAGAAGCAAAATTAAGCGAAGTAGGAGCAACTTGTAGTGATGGAACAGGCGCACTTGCTAAATTTTGTGGGTCGCTTGGAGTAAGCAACATAAAGTCATTTAAGTTGTCATTTGTATCTTGTGTACTACCAGCACCCCCGCCGGGTTTACGTTCATAACCACGATTTGCATTAGTAGTGCCAAGACTTGGTAATACATTTCCTTCTTTGAAGGCTGAAGCAGCATTTACACCTACTTGATCAATTATTGTGTTATCAGCCATTGTAAGAGCAATACCACCTGTATCAACAATACCAGTGTTATAAGTACGATCACCTGGTACAGTACCACTATAACCACTAGCAGCATTATTAACAAATAAATAATGACCACGTGCAGGTAACATTGTACCTGTTGGAATAGTAGCGCGATCAGCAACAGCAGGAGGAGTATTGCTATTAGAACCTCTTAACTTCAAACCGCCAATGTTAATTGGACTATCTGTATTGTTATAGATTTCTACAAACTCATCATTACCACCAGCAGGGCCTCGGAAACGGAACTCACTGATTACAAGAGCAGTGTTAAGATTAGGCCCACCTACGGCTTGACCTGAGCCATTTAATGTAACGGTTGCACTACCTGCACTACTAGCAATATTAAGCATAGCTGTCTTAGCACCAGTTGAGGTTGGAGCAAAAGTCACATTAACTGTTGTAGAAGACATTGCATTAAGAGTAAGTGTAGCTGGCAAAGCAACAGTAAATTGATTTGCATTTGTACCAGTAATAGTAAATGGAGTGTTTAGAGTTACTGGACTATCGCTAGTGTTGGTAATCATTACGCTAGACATTGCATTAGAGCCAACATTAACATTGCCAAAATTAACTGTTGTAGGATTGGTAGTTATTACAGGAGCGACACCACCAGCAATTATATCTGCTGTGCTACGTGGGAAAATTTGATAACCACTATCAAACGGATCTGTGCTATCAAATTGTGACACTAAACCAATTAAAGAAAAGGTTCCTGATGGTGTAGGAGTACCATCAATATTTGTGTCTCCATCAATTCTTAAAGTAGCACTACCAGTATTATCACTAATGGTTAGATTAGCTGTTCCATTTGTTGCTGGGAAAGTACCACTAGTAATTGTAACGTTGTTAACACGTACTAGACGACCTTCTAAAACTTCACCTACACCGTTGTTAGCTAGTTGAGATAAAGTAATAATTTGTGGTGTTACAGCCGGTAATGTTCCCATTGGAAGAGTCGTAATATTTGCAGTAACAGCACCTGGGTTAATTTCTGTTAAGCCATTAAATTGTACTACTGTACCAAATACTTCTACGTTAGTACCAATAGCAAATGGGCCAAAGTCAGAAGTGCTAAAAATGGTGACACCACCAGTTTGATCTTGAATGTAAAGTTCTATACCTGCGCCACCTCGGAAATCTACGGAAGTGACAACACCACGAACTTTAACTTGTTGATTAATTAAATCTGGAATAAAATCTGTTGGAGGGGTACCATTTGAATTATCAACCATATCTACACGAGCATCAGCAATTGGTAAAATGGTAGCACCTGGGTCTGGCGCGCCTAAGTCTACGCGGCTTCTTGGAGTAATGCTGTAATTAGATGTAAAAGGTCTTAATGGATCGTCTTGTTGAACGATACCAACTAAAGTAAATGGGCCACTTGGAGTAGCAAGGCCAGGCACATTAGTATCTCTATCTATTTTTAACATAAATGTACCAGTGCCATCGGTTACAGTTAAAAATCCATCTACTGAAGCAGGGGCAGTTGGAATTGTTCCACTCATCACTGTAACGTTAGAGATAGAAACCAACCTTCCTTCAAATCCTTCTAAGTTAGTATTGAGTGCTGAAAGAGTTTGTGTGCTTGGGGTGACAGTGTTATTGCTGCTTATAGTGGTAATACCAAAAGGAGAAGTAGTTTCTGCAAATCTTGGAGTAACTTCTAGTCTGACGTTACCATCAAGCATACCAATGCGGCCTCGTACTTCTACCATTTGACCAAGTGCTGTTGGTTGAATTGCTGGGGTAGAAGGTTGAGTAGTACGAGCGACATTGATTCCACCACTAGCATCTTGTACATAGTCATTGTTTGCACCAGAAGTTGAATAAACCCCTGTGCCAGCAGTAACAAGACCTTGAATACGTGCTGCATATTCTCTGTAAAGTGCCTCTCCTTTAGCATTAAGTGTTTTTACATTGCTAATTTGGGCAGTACCAGAGAAATAACCATCGCTAAAACTAGTAGTTTTGCCATTAGCAGTTGCATTTATTGTAAAATCAACTCTAGTTCCGTTTGGTTGAGCAGGGATTGTAGCTTGATAAGTGTTAGCACCATTTAAAGACATAGTTAATGGTGATTGTGCTACACCATTTAAGCTAAAATTTAAGGTGACTGTACTAATAGGATTTTCTTTATCATGAACTAATGCTCTTATTAATGCTGCTTCTGTAGCTAATGGTACAGTAGGGTTAACACTAGAAATTACTGTAGGAGGAAAATCTGTTGTTACACCAACTGAAGCACCATCAACGTTATAAGTTGTTAGTGGAATTTTCACACCACCATCATCAAAACTTCTAATAGTAAAAGTATTAGTACCATCTGTTTCTAACAAAATAGTACCATTTCCACCATTACCAACAACTGCACCGCTAACACCTTGAACAGTGGTTCTAGTATCGGTCGGTGGGCTAGCCTGGGTTTGATAAAATATTGGTGTTGTTCCTGCTGTTGGAACTCCTGTTCCAGCAAATGTATTTCCATTAGTTGCAGGAGTATTTAAGAAACGGTTTACAACTTCGCGGTTAGGATGACCAAATGTATTATTATCAGCAATTTGAGCAAAAGCTATTTCAGCCTTTGAAGCTGTAAGTAAGCGTTGATTGCTAGAAGTTGTACTACCATGATGGTTAAGTTGAATAGCATCTACGTCTCCAGCAAGCTGACCAACAAAGGTTTCAACATCTGGCCCTTGTGCAGTAGAAGTTGAACCTGCGCCTGTTAAGTCACCTGATACCAAATAGTCAAAATTATTATATTCAACAAGCAAAGAAAGACTTTGACCATTAATATCCGCAGTGTTAATAAGTACTGAACCACCGCTTAATAAATTTCCACCAGCAGCAATACAAGTTACTCTCATTCCTCCACCCATATCAATTACAGTGCCGGGTAGAAGTTGTTGACGAGTAACACCTGGGCGATTGGTAGCAGCTTTATAGTTATTAAACGCTGTTAATGTTCCACCTGGGTTTGGAGGTGTAACATTAGCTCCGTCACCATTATCATAAGCAATACCAGCAACACGATTAGCATTAAGAACTTCTGTAATACCAGCAATATGATCTATGTGATAGTGAGTAACTGCGGTAAAATCTATTGTATTAATTCCTAAAGTATTTAGCAGCGGAATAATTTTATTAGTACCACCACCATTAGGGCCAGCATCAACTAGCATAGTTTTCCCTGTTGGTGAAACAATTAAAGTTCCTGCTCCCTGACCTATCAACATTATAAATTCTAGCCGTGTTTGTTTGCGCTGTAGCTTTAGGCGATATTGGGTTAGTTGGTAAGATACTACCCATTAATATTATTGATAAAATGACGGCACTAGCTAAGAGCAGCACCCATCTCATTACTTTCATGTTATTTCTCCAGTAAAAGTTATAGGACAGCCCCTAAATCTTTTAGATTTTAATTTAACATGTCCCATAAATTGTTTATTTATATTTATTTACTATTAACAAGGTGAACAATTAAAAATACACTCGATACATATCTTAAGTTTTAACAACAGCTAAAACCTAGTTCCTACATTGATTACATTAGTTTGGAATTTCTATTGAGTAGGACTAGATATTTTAGCAGCGAATTATCATAACTCCAACTATAGTAAAGCCCTTTTACAAAAAATTT
Coding sequences:
- a CDS encoding choice-of-anchor D domain-containing protein, whose protein sequence is MLIGQGAGTLIVSPTGKTMLVDAGPNGGGTNKIIPLLNTLGINTIDFTAVTHYHIDHIAGITEVLNANRVAGIAYDNGDGANVTPPNPGGTLTAFNNYKAATNRPGVTRQQLLPGTVIDMGGGMRVTCIAAGGNLLSGGSVLINTADINGQSLSLLVEYNNFDYLVSGDLTGAGSTSTAQGPDVETFVGQLAGDVDAIQLNHHGSTTSSNQRLLTASKAEIAFAQIADNNTFGHPNREVVNRFLNTPATNGNTFAGTGVPTAGTTPIFYQTQASPPTDTRTTVQGVSGAVVGNGGNGTILLETDGTNTFTIRSFDDGGVKIPLTTYNVDGASVGVTTDFPPTVISSVNPTVPLATEAALIRALVHDKENPISTVTLNFSLNGVAQSPLTMSLNGANTYQATIPAQPNGTRVDFTINATANGKTTSFSDGYFSGTAQISNVKTLNAKGEALYREYAARIQGLVTAGTGVYSTSGANNDYVQDASGGINVARTTQPSTPAIQPTALGQMVEVRGRIGMLDGNVRLEVTPRFAETTSPFGITTISSNNTVTPSTQTLSALNTNLEGFEGRLVSISNVTVMSGTIPTAPASVDGFLTVTDGTGTFMLKIDRDTNVPGLATPSGPFTLVGIVQQDDPLRPFTSNYSITPRSRVDLGAPDPGATILPIADARVDMVDNSNGTPPTDFIPDLINQQVKVRGVVTSVDFRGGAGIELYIQDQTGGVTIFSTSDFGPFAIGTNVEVFGTVVQFNGLTEINPGAVTANITTLPMGTLPAVTPQIITLSQLANNGVGEVLEGRLVRVNNVTITSGTFPATNGTANLTISDNTGSATLRIDGDTNIDGTPTPSGTFSLIGLVSQFDSTDPFDSGYQIFPRSTADIIAGGVAPVITTNPTTVNFGNVNVGSNAMSSVMITNTSDSPVTLNTPFTITGTNANQFTVALPATLTLNAMSSTTVNVTFAPTSTGAKTAMLNIASSAGSATVTLNGSGQAVGGPNLNTALVISEFRFRGPAGGNDEFVEIYNNTDSPINIGGLKLRGSNSNTPPAVADRATIPTGTMLPARGHYLFVNNAASGYSGTVPGDRTYNTGIVDTGGIALTMADNTIIDQVGVNAASAFKEGNVLPSLGTTNANRGYERKPGGGAGSTQDTNDNLNDFMLLTPSDPQNLASAPVPSLQVAPTSLNFASVAVNASANLTVTVTNGAGGTITLNTPFSITGTNANQFSVQAPASTTLGPNASMMLTVTFRPTSAGTKTANLSITSNGGSGMVSLMGSGTVAGAGLNPKLYIADTGNNRIQILDPATSTFTAFGLPGTGAANLNMPQGVTSNGNTGDIYVADTRNNAVKMFSSAGAFIKVVAGPGTANGQVNAPEAVAFDNTQNILYVADTNNSRIMKFTAAGTFIGIVAGPGLTPGTVNKPQGIALDNSGNLYVADTANNRIQKFSPTGSFLMVFANLGTTPGLMNQPKGVAVDPTTGDILVADSGNNRIQRFSGAGAFLSIVASAGTGLNQVNRPEGVRVNNLNGAIIVSDTGNNRVLDVTNQLILGSTGRASHTTNPGLFGGPTGMQ
- the lpxI gene encoding UDP-2,3-diacylglucosamine diphosphatase LpxI (LpxI, functionally equivalent to LpxH, replaces it in LPS biosynthesis in a minority of bacteria.), whose amino-acid sequence is MFGRTKPSQIDPNRPLKYGLLAGNGRFPFLVLDAARSQGVEMVVAAIKEETFPELAQHAKIIEWLHIGQLGKLIKFFQREGVTHALMAGQVKHNQIFSGAIPDFRMVKMLAGLLTKNTNSLIGAVTKELASEGITVIDSTSFLTPLLAPNGILTTRSVNEKEQADINYGIEVAREVARLDLGQTIVVSDRAVVAVEAMEGTDATILRAATLVNGRPLTVVKVAKPNQDMRFDVPVVGLPTIETMIKAKATAISITAEKTLIFDREEMLLLANKNQIAILGTKL
- a CDS encoding tetratricopeptide repeat protein, with the protein product MIKHRSDKRFTFCLLLMALCLLVGLANSTLAQNTASYNTNNNNSASENLAQKANEYFQNQDWKNAIESYLQLAKQEPNNGRVWYRLGFSYHSSKNYEKAVEAFSKAVEIGNNPVFMYNLACAYSQLGNREESFKWLNKAVEQGFNQVDQIKNDTDLVALHTDGRFDELVKKADKLAYPCNYLDEARQFDFWVGTWDVKTQQGFLAGTNTIERVIGGCALIENWTSSQGGTGKSLNFYNSNTKKWYQNWIDDKGGVINFVGEFKDKEMRFQAEAVKVNGQSVLRRLTFFHISSDQVRQLGEISQDDGKTWAAEYDFNYFRRKEVSKK
- a CDS encoding HEAT repeat domain-containing protein; amino-acid sequence: MKNNIDPLFHFLFLDLRFSGELNLYKPFQVDRDPVEHASRPRQNRLIDIEDIKLDLHIDEKEKSLVGKATITFRPFLNALTQIELDAAYLSIKEVTLKDKALSFETYPTKLLITLDRAYNNNEKVTISISYSAKPQKGMFFVQPDQNYPNRPYQVWTQGQPDDSAYWFPCHNSPGDKYTSEIRVTVNNKFTAISNGRLVEVTEDRKQKSKTFLWRQDQPHASYLISLIVGEYEQINTEVAGCEFSYLIYPGQKDKIEKIFGRTAEMFQLFLEKFGYPYPFDKYSQTLVSDFTFSGMENTSATTLTDILLEWALTKDSTSQDISHDELIAHELAHQWWGNLVTCKSWHHNWLNEGFASYSEVIWREHAFGKEDAALYRLQDYNEYLRQDLGETRRAVVFDRYGYSVELFDRHAYQKGSLIVHMLRKELGDEAFFAAIKHYLHKHAFKTVETHDLKIAIEEVTGREQDTFFQQWLYKAGYPEFSVTSNWDYQQKILRLDIAQTQKIDDETPLFKLPVDIEITTATEKRLVTVFIEQQTASYYFPLDSKPLMVVFDKGDHILKTLQFPKSKEEYLYQLKHDEPLGRVRAARELVNFTDEKVINALALALTEDSAWAVGVAAAISLSELKTDEARKALENTYKTSKNGAVRRACIWALGKFASDDNLTHFLSNVIEKDGSDFVVATALQALANTKAEQAFDIISSVMERKSYREVILHAAFTAFIQLKEKRALPLAIKFSEYGSPIPARDAAIRFLGEGGKGEEKAFERLSELLKDPAWRTRFQVCKALGKFGDKRAIALLKAVEQNEVFDHIRSVAQAVYKALEKLPAEEKK